A window of the Lactuca sativa cultivar Salinas chromosome 7, Lsat_Salinas_v11, whole genome shotgun sequence genome harbors these coding sequences:
- the LOC111914901 gene encoding VQ motif-containing protein 10 gives MSRLRRRDPVKVVIINTEYIETDAMSFKSVVQRLTGKDTPSPSPKNSLSHVGGGGGCGGRGGGGGLNSPMLKKGMSFRDLDKLLLELPSMDDIYQFCSE, from the coding sequence ATGTCAAGATTGAGAAGAAGAGATCCTGTGAAGGTGGTGATTATCAACACTGAGTATATTGAGACAGACGCCATGAGCTTTAAATCTGTCGTTCAACGTCTCACCGGAAAAGATACTCCCTCCCCCTCTCCCAAAAATAGTTTATCACACGTTGGTGGTGGCGGCGGTTGTGGCGgccgtggtggtggtggtggtttgaaCTCGCCTATGTTGAAGAAAGGGATGTCATTTAGAGACCTGGATAAGTTGCTGTTGGAGCTCCCTTCCATGGATGATATCTATCAGTTTTGCTCTGAGTAA